From Anopheles coluzzii chromosome 3, AcolN3, whole genome shotgun sequence, the proteins below share one genomic window:
- the LOC120958103 gene encoding probable elongation factor 1-beta, translated as MAFGDVKTANGLKELDKFLADHSYVEGYAPSKADLSVFDALGKAPAATHVHALRWYNHIASFNAKERSEWGGQALPQVAGGKPTVSAAPAGGDDDDDVDLFGSEDEEESAEAAKLKEERLAAYNAKKSKKPALIAKSSIILDVKPWDDETDMKEMEKNVRSIEMDGLLWGAAKLVPVGYGIQKLQICCVIEDDKVSVDLLTETIQEFEDYVQSVDIAAFNKI; from the exons ATGGCATTCGGAGATGTTAAGACCGCCAACGGACTGAAGGAATTGGACAAATTCCTGGCTGATCACAGCTATGTCGAAGG ATACGCTCCATCAAAGGCTGATCTGTCCGTGTTCGATGCCCTGGGCAAAGCTCCCGCCGCTACCCATGTGCACGCGCTGCGCTGGTACAACCACATCGCATCGTTCAACGCTAAGGAGCGCTCGGAATGGGGCGGTCAGGCCCTGCCACAGGTAGCCGGCGGCAAGCCGACTGTCTCCGCCGCACCGGCCGGCGgagacgatgatgatgatgtggatCTGTTCGGATCGGAGGATGAGGAAGAGAGCGCCGAGGCGGCCAAACTGAAGGAAGAGCGCCTGGCGGCATACAATGCAAAGAAGTCGAAGAAACCTGCCCTCATCGCCAAGAGCTCCATCATTTTGGACGTCAAACCGTGGGATGACGAAACCGACATGAAGGAAATGGAGAAGAACGTACGCAGCATCGAGATGGACGGACTGTTGTGGGGAGCGGCCAAGCTCGTACCGGTCGGCTATGGCATCCAGAAGCTGCAGATCTGCTGCGTTATCGAGGACGACAAGGTTTCGGTCGATCTGCTGACGGAGACGATTCAGGAGTTCGAGGATTACGTACAGTCTGTGGACATTGCCGCATTCAACAAGAtctaa
- the LOC120959505 gene encoding trypsin beta-like, whose product MKQVISLVLFGLFCGSAVLTDASDQNKPDGASQSGRIVNGKAVSIVKYKYALSLRVNGVFDCGATIITNSHSLTAAHCVYKYPSDPSRVTLYGGSTSTSSGGIEVPVVSIALHPNYNRKAFPAASDCDVAVLTVPVNSFSGRPNMAPLALQTNELPVGTECFVIGWGRTGNNQPASVNQLRYANMNIVSQSTCATMWAEYRKLCGTCKQSITSNMICAKYNNGVDTCGGDSGGALVCGSGLAGVVSFSHPNCTSAWPAGFAKITAPSIRSFIRQYAEI is encoded by the exons ATGAAACAAGTGATCAGTCTAGTGCTATTCGGATTGTTCTGCGGCAGCGCAGTGCTGACTGACGCTAGCGATCAGAACAAACCGGATGGAGCGTCCCAATCTGGCCGCATTGTAAATGGAAAAGCAGTGAGCATTGTTAAATATAAGTATGCCTTGAGCTTGCGAGTTAACGGTGTTTTCGATTGCGGAGCTACCATCATTACTAATTCGCATTCGTTGACTGCTGCGCATTGTGTGTATAAGTATCCGTCCGATCCATCACGC GTAACTTTGTATGGAGGAAGCACATCCACTTCTTCTGGTGGAATTGAAGTCCCCGTGGTCAGTATAGCTCTTCATCCTAATTATAATCGTAAGGCGTTTCCCGCTGCATCGGATTGTGATGTAGCTGTCCTTACTGTTCCTGTGAATTCCTTCAGCGGAAGGCCAAACATGGCCCCATTAGCGCTGCAAACCAATGAGCTGCCGGTCGGTACTGAGTGCTTCGTGATTGGATGGGGACGCACAGGTAATAATCAACCAGCGTCTGTAAATCAATTGCGCTACGCCAACATGAATATTGTGTCACAGAGCACTTGTGCTACAATGTGGGCTGAATATCGCAAGTTGTGCGGGACATGCAAGCAATCTATTACCTCGAA CATGATTTGTGCCAAATACAACAATGGTGTAGACACGTGCGGTGGAGACAGCGGCGGTGCGTTGGTGTGCGGAAGTGGATTGGCGGGAGTTGTGTCGTTTAGTCATCCTAACTGTACTAGCGCATGGCCAGCAGGATTTGCTAAAATTACTGCACCAAGTATTCGTAGCTTTATTCGCCAATACGCTGAAATCTAG
- the LOC125907403 gene encoding serine protease 1-like has product MASLILQTSEQPIGTRCFVAGWGRTGNNEPASLNQLRYAEMTIVDQSTCARAWATYPRQRVTSNMICAKYGNGVDTCKGDSGGALVCGGGLAGVVSFTNLECTSAWPAGFSKISAPSIRRFISTEAGI; this is encoded by the exons ATGGCTTCGTTAATACTGCAAACTTCTGAACAGCCGATCGGTACTAGATGCTTTGTGGCTGGATGGGGCCGCACAGGTAATAATGAACCAGCGTCTTTAAATCAATTGCGTTATGCCGAAATGACCATTGTGGATCAGAGCACTTGTGCAAGAGCTTGGGCAACATACCCAAGACAGCGTGTTACATCCAA taTGATCTGTGCCAAGTACGGAAATGGCGTGGACACGTGCAAGGGTGACAGCGGTGGTGCATTGGTGTGCGGAGGTGGATTGGCTGGAGTTGTGTCGTTTACTAATCTTGAATGTACTAGCGCATGGCCAGCAggattttcaaaaatttctGCACCAAGTATTCGTAGGTTTATTAGTACCGAGGCTGGCATTTAG